The stretch of DNA ATTCATATGATTTGAGTTAGAATGTGGTCTACTGTTCAGTTTCCATCTTTCTACATTTGTTATTAGAATTATTGGGGTGCGCTGGTGTTACTAGATGCGGGATATTGTTCAAACTAGGATAGGCTAAGCAGGCTGGTAATATCCTTCTGGAAATTCATAAATTCTCTCTTATTACGCATGTTCAATGCAAGACACAATGTTGGGACATTATTGGGGCATGAATATCATAGAAAATATTTGATTCTACCATGAGTAGTTATATTAAACAAGCTTCATGGAACATTGCTAATTTGTTTCTGGAGTGCTGATAGGCCTTTTGCAACCTTGGTACTCTGTTGGGTatgcttttaattaaaaagttgatGGTTTGGGTTTTATAAATGTATTAGGCTCCTCCTGGTACTGCTAGGAGAAAGAGGAGACCAGGATCAAGGAGGCAGCTCGTAGACTCAGCATCAACAAGGCCAAGTCCCCGTGGTTTTGAGGCTGGGAACTAAAAGCTAAGAGGGTGCTGCACTGGTGACTTCATGTCAATTCATCATAGGCTCTCAATTTGGTACTATGGAGATACATGTCATTACATACCTTTTCAAAGGTGAGATATCCAAGGTTCTTTGAACTGTGCAAGGCCGCTGGCTTTTTTCATCGCGAGCACGGTAGCTGTGTAAATGAATGTTCCTGCAACGGTCAATGTAAACCAAACATCATGTATATCAACAAGTCTTGTTCACCAGTTCAGATGTGTACTTGTAATGCATCCATTGGTTGAAATGGAAAAAAGTTACAAAGTTCTAACTGTTTTTACATTGAAGTTCCATTTGGTTGTGGGCAACTTGAAAGCCTGCACTGAAGTTTAGGATTACACGACACAATCCTTGAACTGTTGGATCTTGAAATGaggaataaattacaaaatgaaTGGTAATTTAGAAGCAACAAAGAAGTGACTGACGGTGTATTAATTTTACTTGATTATAAATAGCACGTCCGAACTAAGAAGGAAACAACAGCATAACGAAGAAGTTGATAGAACATGATATAGCCGCATAATACtctgctttttgtttttttaattataaattcgGGTGCTTTTGTTTCTTCGATGTTGATGTCGAACATGGAGTTTCTGCCACCGTCTGTTGTGGATACAAACTATAATTGGGAGAGATAGAAAGGAGAGAGATTTGCTGCACAGCATTACAAACAAGGGAGACGCGTGGTGAGTCATTGCTTGTTCTCTGTCTGGCTACAGTACTTTGCTTGCTCTTCCTCGTACAAACAAATTCATTTTCCCACCTCACCTCTGAATTCTGATAAACATAGAAGACTAAACGCAAATGTCCAGAATCGTTCTTCGAAATCCTCCATCTTCGCCACCTCTTACAGTACTCCTCAACCCAATACCCTACGTATTCCGTCAACCTTCCTCAACTCAACTATATCTCTTTCCCAGAAAGCCCTCCCTCAAACCTCTTTATTCCCTCAACCTCCCTTCCTACCTTCCCTCCTTAAACCCCACCTCCTCTAATAAACCTCGCCCCCTCTCCGGCACCCTCCGTTCCCTCCAACCCTACCTCCTCTCCCAATGCACGCCCATCCTTGCCGGCTGGCTCTGCAGCCTCGTCTCCATCCTATCCCTCTCCATGCTCGTCCCCAAGATCGGGAAACTCTCCTCCGTCCTTACCTACGTCGACGCCCTTAGGTTGAGGAACGAGGGTTTCTTCTTAGGGGCTCTGGTCTTGGTCCGCTTCGTCGCTAGCTACTGGCAGCAAGCGTTCCTGTGGGACGCCGCCTTGAACGCTGCGTATCGACTTAGGGTCTACGTCTTTGATAGGGTTCTGGAGAGGGACCTGGCATTTTCCGAATATGGCGGCGCCATTTCGGCCGGGGATATCGCGTATCGGATCACCGCTGAGGTGGCCGATATCGCCGATACCGTCTATGCTGTTCTCAATGTGAGTGAAGTGACTTTTTTCCCTTGGTGTTCAGTATAGTCATCTTTCTGATACTTGAATTTGTTGGAATGAAAAAGGAAACGTCAGATATGAAGGTGGTAGGTAGGTTGTGATTACAGCcggaatttttgttttttgtatgaGTGTATATCTATGATGTCCGTACTATCTCtctctagtattttttttttataagtatctcTCTCTAGTATTTCAACTAGAAAGATTCTGATTTTGCGTGACAGACCATTGTACCCAGTACTCTGCAATTATCAGCGATGGCGGCGCAGATGTTAATGATCAGCCCAGCCCTTTCAATCATTTCGGCACTGGTGAGGAACAACAATAAGTGGACTATTTAGTCAGTTTGAAGCTTATGATCACGAGTCGTGCATTTTATTATAGGTGATTCCATGTATGGCTCTTCTCGTTGCCCATCTTGGCGAGAAGCTTAGAACGATATCTAACGAGGCACAAATGAGTATTGCTGCCCTCTCAGCCTATTTAAATGAGGTGTTTTTTTCTCTGCTACTCGAAATGTCCCATGGTACTTCGTGAATGTTTAAAGTTGTCTTGATCGTAAAGTTTGGTTGGTTTCCTTTACAATTATTCTCACCTTTTGATTTTCCTGTTAAAGTATCAAAAGTATTGAATATATGTTGCACCTACTGTTATGCTTTCCTCACGCTTGTTCATGGAGTTTGTAGTTAAATCTTCCTTGCTATTGGACATAACCTGGTGCAATTATgtaatatagtttatatacgTTTTAGGTCCTTCCAGCTATTCTATTTGTGAAAGCAAACAACTCAGAGCTGTGTGAAAGTGCCAGGTTTCAAAGGCTTGCTCATACCAACTTATCTGATCaattgagaaagaagaaaatgaaggcGTTCATTCCTCAGATAACACAGATTATATATTTTGGagcattgtttgttttttgtgcTGGTTCGCTGATGGTTTCAAGTGGTTCTTTCAATGGCGGTAGCATGGTTTCATTCATTACCTCATTGCTTTTTTTAGTTGAGCCAATTCAGGTAATtaattttcctctcttttctacttttttaatgttattttagcCTGTTCCTGTTTTGTGTCAGTTTGTTCCCAGTTTCTGATCTGCATGTTTTTTAGTTGACTTGAAGTTTAATGCTTTTTTCTTGTACTCTTCGAGTAATTCTGGCATGATAGTGGCAACATTGTCCTGTTCcttttgcaaaaagaaaagaaaggaaaaataaatgtagTTCAAAAGTCTATTGTCTGCATATTCTTCTCTgatgagaaaaaagaaggaaaatgtcTACGGCCGTTTTTCTAATTgcattttttgttgttattatgCTTCAGCCATTGAGGAGCTTCCTTAAGTTATGAATCTGAACATAAAAAATACGCAGGGTGTGGGGAAAGCATACAATGAGTTGAAGCAAGGAGAACCTGCTATTGAACGCCTGTTTGATTTGACCAGGGTCAACTCTAAGGTACATCTAAGGTTGATTACTCTTTGGACCGATATCTTCATACTCTTATTTAGTTACTTTTACatttgtgattattattttagttattatcTGCTTTGCTGtggtaagaaaataaatgtaagCTTCAATACAGGTGATCGAGAAAACAGATGCCATTGATTTGGACTGTATAGAAGGGGAGGTGAAATTTTGTGATATCTCATTTGGATATGGGGATAATGTGCCCTTAGTTTTGAATGGAGTGAACCTCCATATTAAAGCTGGAGAGACAATTGCTCTTGTTGGGCCTTCTGGAGGAGGAAAGACTACCCTTATAAAATTGCTTCTTCGGCTTTATGATCCTTTATCTGGTTTGGCTTTTGAACTACAACGAATTGCAAACTTTAATGTTCATCTTGGTATTGGAAAAGTTGCTTCTTTTAATTGGGAATGACTATCTGTTCTTCACATGTTAACAGGTGGTATACTTATTGATAACCATAACATCCAAGACATCCGGTTGGATAGTTTGAGGAGACATGTCAGTCTGGTTTCTCAGGATATAGTAAGTTACTGAGGActgttctctttcttcttttaattcttCCCTTCCCCCCCCGCCCCCACAAATAGAGGAAGGCAGGCGACACGTAAGAGCTTCACTAGATGCCCTAAAAATTAAGGCCTCTTATCTCATGATGCCCATAAGTTGTACCAGAAGTATGAATTGTTTGGTTGCTATGTATGGCGGTTTTGTCAATGAATGCGTCTCGGGCCGGTTGGCTACTTCATACTAATTGTAGGGTACAACTGGCATGCACCTTG from Juglans regia cultivar Chandler chromosome 4, Walnut 2.0, whole genome shotgun sequence encodes:
- the LOC108983436 gene encoding ABC transporter B family member 29, chloroplastic, whose amino-acid sequence is MSRIVLRNPPSSPPLTVLLNPIPYVFRQPSSTQLYLFPRKPSLKPLYSLNLPSYLPSLNPTSSNKPRPLSGTLRSLQPYLLSQCTPILAGWLCSLVSILSLSMLVPKIGKLSSVLTYVDALRLRNEGFFLGALVLVRFVASYWQQAFLWDAALNAAYRLRVYVFDRVLERDLAFSEYGGAISAGDIAYRITAEVADIADTVYAVLNTIVPSTLQLSAMAAQMLMISPALSIISALVIPCMALLVAHLGEKLRTISNEAQMSIAALSAYLNEVLPAILFVKANNSELCESARFQRLAHTNLSDQLRKKKMKAFIPQITQIIYFGALFVFCAGSLMVSSGSFNGGSMVSFITSLLFLVEPIQGVGKAYNELKQGEPAIERLFDLTRVNSKVIEKTDAIDLDCIEGEVKFCDISFGYGDNVPLVLNGVNLHIKAGETIALVGPSGGGKTTLIKLLLRLYDPLSGGILIDNHNIQDIRLDSLRRHVSLVSQDITLFSGTVAENIGYRDLMSSIDMERVEHAAQTANADEFIRKLPEGYKTNIGPRGSILSGGQKQRLALARALYQNPAILILDEATSALDSRSELLVRQAVERMMQNRTVLVIAHRLETVLMAKRIFLLNDGKLDELSRWTLVGRHHDLAESTGLVI